A window of the Brassica napus cultivar Da-Ae chromosome C5, Da-Ae, whole genome shotgun sequence genome harbors these coding sequences:
- the LOC106454674 gene encoding replication protein A 70 kDa DNA-binding subunit C-like — MNFKLSPNLGNYRGTPHPFKIFFTWSTHVKKNCEEIPNDSLRFNCISFDDLLSQKHDEKVFVDVIGEIVGPCDLKEITVRNAPCKILNLQLKDCGDSIINCVFWEKYAEDIHSYVQSFFGGAIVLLCSLMRINIYNGKLTIQSGKASTKLFINSDIAEINKFKEKMSKDVMSTTSSGSLLTLSNCTQVSSDHIPFDNRKTISQLLTSYEETRCCIYATICALKIEAPWWYLGCPGCAKKVNPYLNPETEEIEMDKFSCDGCETIVCSTKIRYQVHCKVLDHTGTTSFVMFDREVIQLIHKSAYELLEQQVQFNSGNEFPRELLALEGRKFVFTVNKPETSKNYTPSTFKVVNVTDDHVKILRFHSDDANEVKMRKTLKYHVLK, encoded by the exons ATGAACTTTAAGTTGTCTCCTAATCTCGGGAATTACAGAGGAACACCACATCCTTTCAAGATATTTTTCACTTGGTCAACACACGTTAAGAAGAATTGCGAGGAGATTCCAAACGATTCACTTCGTTTTAATTGCATATCTTTTGATGACCTTCTTTCACAAAAGCATGATGAGAAAGTTTTTGTAG ATGTAATTGGAGAAATTGTTGGACCTTGCGATCTGAAAGAAATTACAGTTCGTAATGCTccatgtaaaattttaaatcttcaACTCAAGGATTGTGG tgattcAATCATTAATTGtgtattttgggaaaaataTGCTGAAGACATACATTCCTATGTTCAATCCTTTTTTGGTGGAGCTATAGTTCTGCTTTGCAGTCTTATgagaattaatatttataatg GAAAACTCACGATCCAAAGTGGGAAAGCTTCAACAAAGTTGTTCATTAATTCTGACATTGCTGagataaataaattcaaagaaAA AATGTCAAAAGATGTTATGTCGACAACATCATCTGGCTCCCTTTTGACTTTGTCAAATTGTACCCAAGTTTCTTCGGATCATATTCCATTTGACAATCGCAAAACAATTTCTCAGCTGTTAACATCATATGAG GAAACAAGGTGTTGTATATATGCAACAATATGTGCACTTAAAATTGAGGCTCCTTGGTGGTATCTTGGCTGTCCAGGATGTGCCAAGAAAGTAAACCCCTACTTAAACCCTGAAACTGAAGAAATAGAAATGGATAAGTTCTCATGTGACGGATGCGAGACAATTGTTTGTTCTACAAAAATAAG aTATCAGGTTCATTGTAAAGTCTTGGATCATACAGGAACCACTTCTTTTGTAATGTTTGACAGGGAAGTCATTCAACTAATTCACAAATCGGCATATGAGTTGTTGGAGCAACAAGTTCAG TTCAACAGTGGGAATGAATTCCCTAGAGAACTTCTAGCTTTAGAGGGTCGGAAGTTCGTCTTCACAGTTAACAAACCTGAAACATCCAAGAATTACACACCATCTACTTTTAAAGTAGTTAACGTGACGGATGACCATGTTAAAATTTTACGATTTCATAGTGATGATGCCAATGAGGTAAAAATGAGAAAAACTCTAAAGTATCATGTTTTGAAATAA